Proteins from a genomic interval of Chryseobacterium indologenes:
- the yidC gene encoding membrane protein insertase YidC: protein MQQNNGIDKKQMISFAVLCLVLFGFMFYFQNKQAKEEQLKAQQQKTEQAKTAVKPTQATNINPNVTPNAIQTASLGNNELKLEFSSLGGQVSRVELVKYKAYNHKTDHADQPLYLINKNNSNYGFQFKDKTGKVINTKDLVFSPTVNGNAVTLTADYNGAVIQFIYTLLPKYTLDFKVRTQGLSKITSDNKADFIWDYNVRNLEKGRAQEQSHSEFAYAFNNYKDYDYDGRTTMNEEKETLNWIGVKQQFFTSVIEAKNGFTQSKGNQESVEEGEFLKKLNYEGFVQMTGSELNQDFTWYFMPLDLPLLKSYDKNFDEILPLGWSFIGWMNRGFFIPMYNFIASWGLTAGWAIFLLTIIVKLILSPIMYKQHKLSAMMKVIRPEIDEVNAKFKDADPMKKQQATMEVYRKAGVNQMAGCLPALVQIPIFYALFRFFPNFIDLRGQGFWFAKDLTAYDDLIKLPFKIPFLGDHLSIFALACTVVILIYTVMTSGNMQQPQQEGMPNMKVLMYIFPITFLFFLNTSASGLSWYYFVSNAINILIILVIKYWILDEKKIHAQIQANKEKPKAEGKFQKRMREMMEKAQEQQKAQEQIRNKKK, encoded by the coding sequence ATGCAACAAAACAACGGAATCGATAAGAAGCAAATGATAAGTTTTGCGGTTTTATGTCTGGTTCTCTTTGGTTTTATGTTCTATTTCCAGAACAAACAGGCGAAGGAAGAACAGTTGAAAGCTCAGCAGCAGAAAACTGAACAGGCGAAAACTGCCGTAAAACCAACTCAGGCAACCAATATCAATCCAAATGTAACTCCGAATGCTATTCAGACTGCAAGTCTGGGGAATAATGAATTGAAATTAGAGTTTTCAAGCTTAGGAGGACAGGTTTCAAGAGTAGAACTTGTAAAGTATAAAGCATACAACCATAAAACAGATCATGCAGATCAGCCTCTTTATCTGATCAATAAAAACAATTCAAACTATGGTTTTCAGTTTAAGGACAAAACAGGTAAAGTCATTAATACTAAAGATTTAGTTTTTTCACCAACAGTAAACGGAAACGCTGTAACATTAACTGCTGATTACAATGGAGCTGTTATTCAGTTTATTTATACACTTCTTCCGAAATATACACTTGATTTTAAAGTTAGAACTCAGGGGCTTTCTAAAATAACTTCTGACAATAAAGCAGATTTTATCTGGGATTATAACGTAAGAAATCTTGAAAAAGGTAGAGCTCAGGAACAATCTCACTCAGAATTCGCGTACGCTTTCAATAATTATAAAGATTATGATTATGATGGAAGAACAACAATGAATGAAGAAAAAGAAACGCTTAACTGGATTGGAGTGAAGCAACAATTCTTTACTTCTGTTATTGAAGCTAAGAACGGATTTACTCAAAGTAAAGGAAATCAGGAGTCTGTGGAAGAAGGAGAGTTTCTGAAAAAACTGAATTATGAAGGTTTCGTTCAGATGACAGGAAGTGAATTGAATCAGGATTTCACATGGTATTTTATGCCACTTGATTTACCTTTGCTGAAGTCATATGATAAGAATTTTGATGAAATACTTCCATTGGGATGGTCTTTCATTGGTTGGATGAACCGTGGTTTCTTTATTCCAATGTACAACTTTATTGCATCTTGGGGATTAACTGCAGGTTGGGCAATTTTCTTGCTGACGATTATCGTAAAGTTGATTTTATCACCGATTATGTACAAGCAGCATAAGCTTAGTGCAATGATGAAAGTCATTCGTCCGGAAATCGATGAGGTAAACGCCAAGTTTAAAGATGCTGATCCTATGAAAAAACAACAGGCTACGATGGAGGTGTATCGTAAAGCCGGGGTCAATCAGATGGCAGGATGTTTACCGGCCCTGGTTCAGATCCCGATATTCTATGCACTGTTCCGTTTCTTCCCGAATTTCATTGATCTAAGAGGGCAAGGATTCTGGTTTGCCAAAGATTTAACAGCATATGATGATTTAATCAAATTACCATTTAAAATTCCTTTCCTGGGAGATCACTTGAGTATTTTTGCTTTGGCATGTACAGTGGTTATTTTAATCTATACGGTAATGACGTCAGGAAATATGCAACAGCCACAACAGGAAGGGATGCCAAATATGAAGGTGCTAATGTATATTTTCCCGATTACATTCCTGTTCTTCCTTAACACGTCGGCTTCAGGTCTTTCATGGTATTATTTTGTATCCAATGCGATTAACATTTTAATTATCCTTGTTATTAAATACTGGATTTTAGATGAAAAGAAAATTCACGCTCAGATTCAGGCTAACAAAGAAAAACCGAAAGCGGAAGGTAAATTCCAGAAAAGAATGAGAGAAATGATGGAGAAGGCTCAGGAACAACAAAAAGCTCAGGAGCAGATCAGAAATAAAAAGAAATAA
- a CDS encoding ribonuclease HII: protein MELLQKWTDIYIEVGCDEVGRGCLSGPVVAAAVILDDNFKQNLVNDSKKLTFKTRMELDTYIKDNVKNYAIAELPPSFIDEHNILNASIHAMHRALDQLTITPELILVDGNKFHPYNYIPHQCIIKGDSKVLSIAAASILAKNYRDRLMIELHEEFPDYGWDTNFGYATKKHQEALIKHGPTKHHRQSFRLKYD from the coding sequence ATGGAGTTATTACAAAAGTGGACAGACATCTATATTGAAGTAGGATGTGATGAGGTTGGCAGAGGCTGCTTAAGCGGACCGGTGGTAGCTGCTGCTGTTATTTTAGATGATAATTTTAAACAAAACCTGGTGAATGATTCAAAAAAGCTAACATTCAAAACAAGAATGGAGCTGGATACTTATATTAAGGATAATGTGAAAAATTATGCTATTGCAGAACTTCCGCCATCATTTATAGATGAACATAATATTCTGAATGCCAGCATTCATGCTATGCATAGGGCATTGGATCAACTCACGATCACTCCCGAGCTTATTTTAGTGGATGGCAACAAATTTCATCCTTACAATTATATACCGCATCAATGTATTATCAAAGGGGATTCAAAAGTATTATCCATTGCAGCAGCTTCTATTCTGGCCAAAAACTACAGAGACAGACTCATGATTGAGCTGCACGAAGAATTTCCCGATTACGGCTGGGATACGAACTTTGGATATGCCACTAAAAAGCATCAGGAAGCCCTTATAAAACACGGTCCTACAAAACACCACCGACAATCATTCCGATTGAAATACGATTAA